A genomic region of Ictalurus furcatus strain D&B chromosome 29, Billie_1.0, whole genome shotgun sequence contains the following coding sequences:
- the nop10 gene encoding H/ACA ribonucleoprotein complex subunit 3, whose amino-acid sequence MFLQFYLNENGERVYTLKKVDLQGRPTSSAHPARFSPDDKFSRHRVTVKKRFGLLITQQPRPVL is encoded by the exons ATGTTTCTGCAGTTTTACCTCAACGAGAACGGCGAGAGAGTTTACACACTGAAA aaGGTGGATCTTCAGGGCCGGCCCACCAGCTCTGCCCACCCGGCTCGTTTCTCTCCTGACGACAAGTTCTCCAGACACCGAGTGACTGTGAAGAAACGCTTCGGATTACTGATCACCCAACAGCCCCGACCTGTCCTGTGA